Genomic window (Phalacrocorax carbo chromosome 11, bPhaCar2.1, whole genome shotgun sequence):
ACACCCCGCaggctctctcctcccctccagcgttgtgcatgtgtgtttgtgtgggcCATTTCCTCCTGCCGCACCACAAGCACCTCGTGCTGGGGAGGTGCTGACTTGGCAGTCTACAAGGGACAGCCACAGCAGGCCAGTCCCTAAAAAGTTGTGAGTAGGTCCTGGTGCAAAtagctgcagtgctgtgctgccaAGAGCACGGAGTAGCCCTAAAGTCATCCTTTCCCTCTGTGTCGATGGAGCCTGCAGGAGTGCAGGGACGATGCTCAAACCCCTTTCCTACCCTGTGAGCAGTGCTCGCCGGAGGCCTGGCTCAAAGGGCCGCCTCCAGCCAGCAACCAGCACTTCTCAGCAAAGCTCTCCTCCTCAGCCACTGTAGGGATGGTCTGGGCAGGAAAGGGCTCAGATGAGAGGCTCATATCCCACTGCTGCCCTGCCTTCAGGGGGCTGGAAATCTGCCCTGGCCCATCTCTTGGAGCAACCCATCCATCTCACCCTGTGCCCTTCCATACTGCACCCAGGCATTgtgcagctggagctgtgggCTACTCCTGCTCTGAGGGCTGTAACCAACACCTGACTCCAGCCTGGACCTAATGAGGAGCTGATGAGCTACACAGAGCAACTGCTGAACTATGATCCATTGAAGCCTTCCTCCATATCTCCTGCCCCAACCACCTAACAAGCCCTGGTCCCCCTTCACCTTCACCACCTccacctttttcctttttcctcctacaAACACAGCTTTGGAGGGCAATCTGGGAGAAGCTGTTTCcctcccctgctgcctgcagcccatctcctccaggggaggttcagaggTGAGTCAGAGTCAGAGGTTGAGCCCCTGCTACCTGGCCAAGCAGCCcgtctgccccctccccccgcccaggACACAAACATTGGCTCACTCACAACAGGGACCAGGTGAGGACCAAAGATGCCAGGAACTGGTCCCATCTGCTATGCATTTCTCCAGGGCATGCCgcaggctgggggcaggagcaggggcatcCCTCcatctgctggtgatgcccagACTCTctcagcacagctcctgctgctgcagtgctgacCCTGCCCCGCTGCTGTGGCTATAGCCAGAGAGGCTGAGGACAAGCAGGGTTCCCCACTCCCAGGatccccccttccctctcctgtgGCCCTCATTGGTTTGGGCCTTTCTGGCTTGTTTGggtggtttaaaaaaacaaaacttaaaaaatgagttGTCAGAGTCTTTAGAAAAAACAGCAGCCTCTGTGTGTGGGCTGATCCATGCCTGGGGAGGAGGCAACTGGGGTCCCTGCTGGGGATGGGACAGGGCAGGTGGGCGGGGTGGCCACTGACCCAGACTGCTGGCAGGGTGGTGAGTGAACCCAGAACAACCCCAGCATCCACCTGTAGCCCCAGGCCTCTGTTTCCCTAGTTATAAAACACAGCTGCCAGTCCTGCGCCCCAAGAGCAGGAGGGCTCCCATTGCCCCCCCTGCACAGACATGGTGCCTgagcacagcagccccaggctccagCCCATCCCAACCCCAGAAGCTTTATCTTGAATCACAGCAGCTGGGTCACCACCAGCAGTGCCAGGCAGATGGGACACATCCTCACTGTGTCTTCTGGGACAGTGTCACCAGGGAGGAAAGGATGATGAGTATCTCACAGGGCTGTCCTGCCTCAGCATGGCACagcctccctgtccccagcactgCCTCCTTGTCCCCAGCATGGCACAGCCTCCCTCTACGTGGCACTGCCACTGGCCCTGCTCTGGCCCTGCCTGTCCTTTTGGGTGGTGGGTGCCCCATGGGACTCACCCCCACAGCTAGCCATCACTGCTGCACCGTGACAACAGAGATGGTGAGTGGGTGGGTGGAAGCATGTCCTGTGTGTCGTGTCGCCCCCCCCCGAGCTAATGTGACTTCCTGTCACTGTCACACCTTGGCCAAGCGTGCTCTGATATCACCATGGGGCCTGGCACAAACTGCTGGCCCCATGCCACTGGACGCTGTGCCCCACCATGGTTCCAGGGCCAACCTACCACAAGCAGGCTCCCTGGCCTCTGCCTGGGTCCCGCTAAGGAGCCAAGCCTGCCTGCTACCACTGGTTGTTGGGGAGCTGGCATGCTCAGGGCAAGCGGGAAGGGCAAACTCCACAGCCCCCATGTTTCAGGTGCAGCTTGGAGGGTGACAAAGATGAAGGGTGGGAGAGACAGAGGAGGGAATGCCTGCATGGGAACAAACCCAGAGCTGCACCCCTGCAACGCCCACTGCAAAAGGCACAAGCAAGGAGCGGCTGAAGCCACTGTCAGCAACCCAACCCCTTGCTCTGGAGCACGCCTGGGGTCCCTGGCACCCCCACAACACCCTGATCCCATgatctgctgcagccccagatCCCCTGGCACCCACACCACATGCTGGCCTCCTGCTCCTGTGCAGCCCTGGGGTCCCTGGCACCCGTGCACCACGCcactgccctgctctgctgcacccCCATGGCCCCTGGCACTGTGGCCCCATGGCAGCTGTCCCACCCCCGGTCAGATGCCACCTGCTCACAGCTGGCCAGGCTGCAGGACAAGACTGACCCTTCCCAGCTCGGCTCACCTGCAGCTTGGCAGCATGTGGCCTGGGCCAAGGATGGCTCTCCTGCCCCCAGCCGGCACCATGGCCCCTGGCACCACCAAGGAGACCACAGGTGCTGCATGGAAGctcccacctcctgctgctgtggctcccCCTGAGCGACATTAACTGGTAACAGGGCCACACCAGCACCCAGGCTACCGCCACCCTCGTGCTCCCCGCCGCGCCTCTCCGTGCCACGCGGTGCCGGGATGTGGCTCCCCCGGGCCCTCTGCACCCCAGTGCACTCACCGAGCCCTCCCGCCACCGCTCCGGCCAGCCAGGGTCCCACTgcgcccgccgcccctcgcCCGCCCCGAGCGGCCCAGCCCGGCGGGTTGGGGTAGCTGTGGTAGCCGGAAGGCAGGGAGGCACGGTGGGGTCGGTCACGCAGGGAGGAAGGACGGGGCCGGCCAACCCCACCCTTTCGGttccccttttttttgtttctgactcaaaagcagcagctgtgtttcCCCCTGGAGACAGCCGGGCCACCTCCGCGTGGGCGCCGGGGCTCCGGCCGCTGCAGGGCCTACCCTGCACGGCAGGGCCGCGGGGCCTGGACACGGCGCCAGGGGCGCGGGAGCGGGactggagcagggctgtggggcaggtggggggcAGCACCATGGTCCTGCTGGCTGCTTGCCTGCCCCTGCTTCCCACGTCCCACACCCTGCgcaccccacagcctcccaggCCAGCTACACCCTGGCGCCCCgcgcccgcagcccccgccccgcggccctCGCTCAGGGTTATCGCCCCGCTCTCCTCCCACCGGCAGAGAGCGCTATACGCCCAGTGCTTGATGAGCCGCTCGCCCTCCTTTCGCCCCTCCTATCTATGGTACGCCAATCCCATCTGCTTCCGCTTCCGGGGCGCCCCTTCTCTTCGGGCCGCACCCGACAAGATGGTGAGTGCTGGCGGGAGCGGGATGCGGGTCCGCTGTTATCTGCTGTCATCCGCCGCGACGGCGGCTCACTCCGCCCGCCTGAGGCGCCGGCCGCTGCGCTGTGTTCTTGGCCAGCCGCTAGGCTGGGTCGGGGTGGCCGGAGAGGCTGTAGGCCCGGGATGATGGTGCAAGGCCTcctggagaggaggggaagggcggCCGGAGTGCCTTCGGCATCCCCGGGGCGAGGGGGCCCCGGAGCACGGCGTCGCGTCTATCCAGCTCCCTGCGCGGATGCTGGCTGTGCTGACCGGCTTCTCTCTGGTCCTTTAGGTGAACGTCCCGAAAACCCGCCGGACCTACTGCAAGAAATGCGGCAAGCACCAGCCGCACAAAGTCACCCAGTACAAGAAGGGGAAGGACTCCCTCTACGCCCAGGGTAGGGGCGCTCTGGGGCATGGCCCCGGGGAAGTTGCGTGGGGCCCGGGTGTTCAATGGTTGTGAGCCAAGCACACAGCTGTTAAAGAAGGGGGAATTGCTTCTGATGGGTTatgcagctgcaggctgaggtCTTCTGGGGTTTGGTAAGAGTGCCAGTTGTGCTTGTAGTATGTTTTGAGGTGTTGCCTAAACAGAGCCATTTCTTCCCATAGGAAAAAGACGCTACGATAGGAAACAAAGCGGCTATGGGGGCCAGACAAAGCCCATTTTCCGTAAGAAGGTGAGTGCTGCTCCTGGAACTTTCTTGGCAACCCACATGCCCAGCTGAAGAGGGACACTTAAGCCTCCTGCAGCCTTGTGGTTGTCCTGTGCTCGAGCTGTTATGGCAGTGCTGTCTGGGGAGTGTAAGTTTGCCATCTGCATTGCTCatcttccctgctgctcctgtctCATGTAGATACTCAGGTTTTTTTGTAGGAGTGATGTAGCGTGTGCTTGCAGAGCAGGTTCTGTAGGGAGCCTTGATGCTGCAGGGGAGTGGGGTCTTATTGGAAGTGATGCTTTTGATGAAAGGAGTGTTTTCCTCATTGCTTGCCAAAGGGGAGAAGTACAGCAAAGGGAAAGTGAGCcttctgcttgctttgcttATGTTCCTGAAGTGTCAGTAGTTTATCACTGAAAATTTCTGATGGATTTGTGAGGCTCTGCATAGTGAGGCTGCCTTCACTGACAAGGGTATGACAGAAGCGAAGCACATCCAACTCCTGGAGGTACTATAGAACATGACATTATTTTCTTGCAGTCTTCTGTCTCCAGGGAAATCCATGTCACTGAGCCAGTAAAAATGAGAGCTACAGCTTTCCTGAGTCTCAAAGCAGCAGTGGAAGGGCAGCAGTGCATTCTGTTACAGATGAGTTGCAGAAACCTGCTGCTGTCATCCTTTCTTTTTAGTGTAGGTACCTGGAACTGTAGCCTTGCAGCATGTTTTCCCTCTGTGCCTCTACATACCTCATGCCAGAGAGCTGGTGAGGGCAAAATCTGTGGTATTCACAGCAGGGAAGCAAAACCCAATGAGCTGATTTGTTACAGTTTCTGTCTAAACTGTTTAGTTATGCTTATAGAGCTACTTGGTTCACTGCTGGAAAGCCCCAGTATTCCACTGGAGGCATTCAGGAAGTCttccagcaagaagaaaaacatgagaGCAGTTTTTCAAGTTGACTTTCTGCCAGGAAGTGGGGAGCCCTTGCAGAAAATACTTCTACAAGCTGGCTATACAAGGCAGCCATACTGCTCTCGCAGCCTGGCCCTCTCCACCTGTACATTGCCAtccccttttctgtttcttcccagTCAGCATTGTATGGATGATTGGCTGAAGTTTATAACTGGTGGTTACAGCTCTGTCCAGCTGCTCCAGTAGCCTCGCAGCTTTGGATTCTTCCCTCTAGTCTCTTGGGTTTCATCTGACTTCTCAGTAGCTGCAGGTCAGCACTGAGCATGTTGTGTCACTGCTTCTGGGGAAAGTTTGTCAGTGGTGCTGCTTTGAGGTGTTTCTTCTGTCTGGCTTTCTGCTGAACTTCTGTTCAGTCAGTTCAGTCAGAAGCCAGTCTGTTCTCCCACACTGCAGAAGTACCCGTTCCTTGTTATGTTCATTAGCACAGACTTTCTTCCAGCGTGGCTGATCTCTGCAGgggaccagccctgccccactaAGTCCTTTTACTAGTGTCCTTTATTGTGCAGGTACAGATCCGCTATATTCCTGTACTCGTCCTTAAGGtgccttctgttttttaatggaGGGAGCCTAACTGTGTTGgtagtggtttttttctttacactttGAGAACAAGCTGCTGAATCTTCAGGAGTGCAGATAAAAGGCTTTTCCTGAGAGCAGCAATTTGTCTGCTTGTGGGCACTTCGTTCATTGGTACGgtctgctcctctcctcccaggctAAGACCACAAAGAAGATTGTGCTGAGGCTGGAGTGTGTGGAGCCCAACTGCAGGTCCAAGAGGATGCTGGCCATTAAAAGGTGCAAGCACTTTGAACTGGGAGGAGACAAGAAGAGAAAGGTATGTTTGTGTACCAAGGGTGGCTGAGAAAGGGTGGTGACATTTGGTGGTGAATAAACTTGCTTCGTCTCTTCCTTCTTACAGGGCCAGGTGATCCAGTTCTAAGCTCCATCCTACTTGTTGCTACAGACCACATTAAAGTATTTGGAAGTGATctgttgcttgtttttgtttatcTTCTCTTGTTGGTGGGGTGGGACTTGTAATTATATCAACCCAACAGGGAGGTGTTACTTGCAAAGCTGCTTAGTAAATGAACTGTTTGAAGGCTTTTGAAGAAGCCCTGCCTATGGCTGGGATCTCTTTACTGTGTTACCAAGAGGTGTTTTAGAATATATGTAGAGCCTGAGGCTCTGATGGATTTTTGCACCAGTGACTTCTCTGCGTGAGTGTTGTGCTGCCGCTTTTCTCCATGCTTATTTATGAGCTTCCATGGTAGAAGGCTGCCTTCAAAAGGGCCTTCTCTAAACTTCTGCAGcttgtttcatttaaaacagtttGTCTCTATTGTAGTGGTTCCATACCAGGAATGCTGTGGTGAATTTGAGTTGTTGGTAGATGAAGTAGTGAttggggtggggctggggaggtggagTGGCCTGAgtaggcttttttcttttccaagtccTTGCCTGAGAGGAGAGGCAGATAAGATTCCTTGCATCCAGCAATGGTTTAATCACAGAAGGGGCCAGAGTAATCCAAACTCCTCCCCCAAACAGCCCCTGCACTTGGCTGTAGGCCCCTCTTTACAAATGGGGAACAGTTGAACTGCCCTAAGGGGCAATGCATGAGCAAAGGCCCTGGAGCAGTTTAGTGTGCAGGGCTTCATCTGATGAAGTGTCACCTGCACCATTAGGCACCAGTTACATGCTGCAGCTCAGCTATTACCTGTGTGCAGTGGCTGTGTGCAGGGAAGTGACAGCTTCATGCCCACAGTTCTCCCAGCTGCATGCTGTTGCACTGAAAGTGATGGTGTGACAGGCCTCAGctgcttaaaagaaaatgcccaagcacagctctgaagtttcAAATGAGCGGTGACTGATGGGTAGCTACCAAGAGTGAGACAGGATCATCCACTTGAGATATCAGTGTGCTGACTGTGAGTAGGAAGTCCACTGTCAGCAGGTGCTGGGAACACAATGTGGAGCTCTCTTAAGAGTAATTTTCTTGTAGTGGAAATAGAGCTGGATGATGGAGAAATGCCTCTTCACAGGCACTGAGAGTGCTCAGTTACcgaacaacaacaaaacttgTATTTTTGCTTATTCAGTACTGGCTGATGTGATTGTTGTTTTCAAAGTCCTGTTTGCTGTTAGCAGCAGTGGCTTTATGCTCTGCCAGGGAGATGGACTGTATGGCCGCATTGTGTCAGCTTTACTGAGCGCCGTGTGTAGTCATCATCACAAATTTTGTGACTGGTGTctggtcacaagcggtgttcccagggctcagttttgggacCAGTCTTggttaatatctttatcaatgatttgGATGAGGGgataatatctttatcaatgatttggatgaggggatcaagcGCACCCTCaataagtttgcaggtgacaccagaTTAGGCTGGAgcgttgatctgcttgagggcaggaaggttctgcaggaggatctggacaggctggatcgatgggctgaggtcagttgtatgaggtttaacaaggccaagtgctgggtcctgccttTGGGTCACAACTaccccaggcaatgctacaggcttgggtAAGAGTGgttggaaagctgcctggtggaaaaagACCTGGAGGTGCAGCCAGCAGTGTCCAGGTGGCCAATAAGGCAATGGCATCccggcttgtatcaggaatag
Coding sequences:
- the RPL36A gene encoding large ribosomal subunit protein eL42 isoform X1, with product MVLLAACLPLLPTSHTLRTPQPPRPATPWRPAPAAPAPRPSLRVIAPLSSHRQRALYAQCLMSRSPSFRPSYLWYANPICFRFRGAPSLRAAPDKMVNVPKTRRTYCKKCGKHQPHKVTQYKKGKDSLYAQGKRRYDRKQSGYGGQTKPIFRKKSSVSREIHVTEPVKMRATAFLSLKAAVEGQQCILLQMSCRNLLLSSFLFSVGTWNCSLAACFPSVPLHTSCQRAGEGKICGIHSREAKPNELICYSFCLNCLVMLIELLGSLLESPSIPLEAFRKSSSKKKNMRAVFQVDFLPGSGEPLQKILLQAGYTRQPYCSRSLALSTCTLPSPFLFLPSQHCMDDWLKFITGGYSSVQLLQ
- the RPL36A gene encoding large ribosomal subunit protein eL42 isoform X2, whose protein sequence is MVLLAACLPLLPTSHTLRTPQPPRPATPWRPAPAAPAPRPSLRVIAPLSSHRQRALYAQCLMSRSPSFRPSYLWYANPICFRFRGAPSLRAAPDKMVNVPKTRRTYCKKCGKHQPHKVTQYKKGKDSLYAQGKRRYDRKQSGYGGQTKPIFRKKAKTTKKIVLRLECVEPNCRSKRMLAIKRCKHFELGGDKKRKGQVIQF